Proteins encoded together in one Lathyrus oleraceus cultivar Zhongwan6 chromosome 5, CAAS_Psat_ZW6_1.0, whole genome shotgun sequence window:
- the LOC127082449 gene encoding uncharacterized protein LOC127082449 — MTLFEALYDMRCKTHLCWYDSGESVLLGPEIVKQTSEKIKMIQENMKALQSYQKSYHNKRRKKLEFQEGDHVFFRFTLVTGVGRALKSRELTSHFIGPYQILKRLRKHIPDPSHVIQVDDVQVRENLTVEISPLRVEDHEVKKFRGK, encoded by the exons ATGACATTGTTTGAGGCTTTGTATGATATGAGGTGTAAGACGCATTTGTGTTGGTATGATTCTGGTGAAAGTGTTCTTCTTGGACCTGAGATTGTGAAGCAAACCTctgagaagatcaagatgatccaagagaatATGAAAGCTTTGCAGAGTTACCAGAAAAGTTATCATAATAAGAGGAGGAAAAAACTTGAATTccaagagggggatcatgtgttttTTAGATTTACTCTGGTAACAGGTGTTGGTCGTGCTTTAAAATCTCGGGAGCTTACGTCACatttcattggtccttatcagattctGAAGCGA TTGAGGAAGCATATTCCTGATCCATCTCATGTGATTCAAGTGGATGATGTGCAAGTTAGAGAGAACTTGACCGTTGAGATATCACCCTTGAGAGTAGAGGATCACGAAGTGAAGAAATTTAGAGGCAAATAG